A DNA window from Robbsia sp. KACC 23696 contains the following coding sequences:
- a CDS encoding hybrid sensor histidine kinase/response regulator: MSDDYGDLSLFGLFAQETEAQAALLGNGLITLERTPDDASTLESCMRAAHSLKGAARIVGVAPGVAIAHVMEECFVQAQRQDIRLEPTDIDLLLRGVDLLRDIALAGEGAAAPATMAEVIVALEQVCAGEHPGTATALPTAPQHDGPIRLDDDHDTGSGAFPDTAPPFPAFDFPRASDDAAAQPSASAWDAAADSDVASTESESPRSETDGADAEALASVPAESNAERDSNDADQDVPHADASLADAAFEGLFGAVQQPEEAPVEGEGAEEDEADLAQALAMRSEPAMAVANEQRGHVAQPAARQDDVEAEAARADVTTGERDVEPGASATLPTPTPTPAAPAPAPAPAPAPAPAPAPAVVAVAPPAAATATVAAQPPSGERTLRVAARNLDRLLALSGQAVVEARTFRPLIASMLSLMQRQRETVLSMQSLRNRLIDARVDEVAMASFEETARLVDSLVEETAGRVGVIEQVEQRHHGLSNQLYEAALASRMRPFADITGGYARMVREVARSLGKQVKLTIVGETVPVDRDILALLDAPLGHLLRNAVDHGIESPAIRSRAGKSEEGEIRIDARHVAGTLVIDIVDDGGGVDIDAVRERVVRRGLVNPTVAPRLSEAELLEFLMLPGFSMRETVSDVSGRGVGLDVVQTTVRQVRGNMRITQTAGVGTRFQLQLPLTLSVMRCLVAEIGGEPYAFPLAHIVRALRVEAEVVDTVEGRPHFTLDGKSVALVLASQVLRCAPPPAGDGSMQVVVLGSDDERYALVVDKFREERMLVIQPIDPRLGKITDIAAASLMDDGAPVLIIDVADVMRSMARLASAARVDVVTRASADASRAPRKRVLVVDDSLTVRELQRKLLTNGGYDVSVAVDGMEGWNALMSSRFDMVVTDVDMPRVDGIELVTMIRRDPEFRTLPVMIVSYKDRAADRQRGLDAGADHYLAKSSFHDAALLDAVRDLIGDASA, translated from the coding sequence ATGAGCGACGATTACGGCGATCTGTCGCTATTCGGGCTATTCGCCCAGGAAACCGAGGCGCAAGCGGCACTCCTCGGGAACGGGCTGATCACACTCGAGCGGACACCGGACGACGCATCCACGTTGGAATCCTGCATGCGCGCCGCGCACTCGCTGAAGGGTGCGGCGCGCATCGTCGGCGTTGCCCCGGGCGTTGCCATTGCGCACGTGATGGAAGAGTGTTTCGTTCAGGCGCAGCGACAGGACATCCGGCTCGAGCCGACCGATATCGATCTGCTATTGCGCGGTGTCGATTTGCTCCGTGATATCGCGCTCGCGGGTGAAGGGGCCGCGGCACCGGCGACGATGGCCGAAGTGATCGTCGCCCTCGAACAGGTGTGCGCGGGAGAGCATCCTGGCACCGCCACGGCACTGCCGACTGCGCCGCAGCACGATGGGCCGATCCGCCTCGATGACGACCACGATACCGGATCAGGCGCGTTTCCCGATACCGCGCCGCCCTTTCCGGCGTTCGATTTTCCGCGCGCGTCGGACGATGCGGCGGCACAGCCGTCGGCGTCGGCGTGGGATGCGGCCGCCGATTCCGATGTGGCGTCGACTGAGTCTGAATCGCCGCGATCGGAAACCGACGGCGCGGACGCCGAGGCGCTGGCATCCGTCCCGGCGGAATCGAACGCCGAACGCGATTCGAACGACGCGGATCAGGATGTCCCGCACGCGGATGCGTCGCTCGCCGACGCCGCGTTCGAAGGCTTGTTCGGCGCGGTGCAGCAACCCGAGGAGGCGCCTGTCGAGGGCGAGGGCGCCGAGGAGGACGAGGCAGACCTCGCGCAGGCCCTCGCGATGCGCTCCGAGCCGGCAATGGCGGTCGCGAATGAACAGCGCGGGCATGTCGCTCAACCGGCGGCGCGGCAGGACGATGTCGAGGCCGAGGCCGCGCGTGCCGATGTGACGACGGGCGAGCGCGACGTCGAGCCGGGGGCATCGGCGACATTGCCGACACCGACACCGACACCGGCAGCACCAGCACCAGCACCAGCACCAGCACCAGCACCAGCACCAGCACCAGCACCAGCCGTGGTAGCGGTCGCGCCACCGGCGGCGGCAACCGCGACGGTCGCTGCCCAGCCGCCGTCGGGAGAGCGCACGCTGCGCGTCGCGGCGCGCAATCTGGACCGGCTGCTTGCTTTGTCCGGGCAGGCGGTGGTGGAGGCACGCACCTTCCGCCCCTTGATCGCGAGCATGCTCAGCTTGATGCAGCGCCAACGCGAAACGGTGCTGTCGATGCAGTCGTTGCGCAATCGCCTGATCGATGCGCGTGTCGATGAAGTCGCGATGGCGTCGTTCGAGGAAACCGCTCGCCTCGTCGACAGTCTCGTGGAGGAGACCGCGGGCCGGGTCGGTGTCATCGAGCAAGTCGAGCAGCGCCATCACGGCCTGTCGAACCAGCTCTACGAAGCGGCCCTCGCGTCGCGGATGCGCCCTTTCGCCGATATCACCGGCGGGTATGCGCGGATGGTTCGAGAGGTGGCGCGCAGCCTCGGCAAGCAGGTCAAATTGACGATCGTCGGGGAAACGGTGCCGGTCGACCGGGACATCCTGGCGCTGCTCGATGCGCCGCTCGGACACTTGCTGCGCAACGCCGTCGATCATGGGATCGAGTCCCCGGCAATCCGTTCGCGTGCCGGCAAGTCGGAGGAAGGCGAGATTCGAATCGATGCGCGACACGTGGCCGGGACGCTCGTCATCGACATCGTCGATGACGGCGGCGGTGTCGACATCGACGCGGTTCGCGAACGGGTAGTGCGACGCGGATTGGTCAATCCGACGGTCGCGCCGCGTCTCTCGGAAGCGGAGCTGCTTGAGTTCCTGATGCTGCCGGGTTTCAGCATGCGCGAAACGGTGAGTGACGTGTCCGGTCGCGGCGTCGGCCTGGATGTGGTGCAGACAACGGTCCGGCAGGTGCGAGGCAATATGCGCATCACGCAGACGGCAGGCGTCGGTACACGCTTCCAATTGCAACTGCCGTTGACGCTGTCGGTGATGCGTTGCCTGGTGGCCGAGATCGGTGGCGAGCCCTATGCGTTTCCGCTGGCCCATATCGTGCGTGCCCTTCGTGTGGAAGCCGAGGTGGTGGACACGGTGGAGGGGCGCCCGCATTTCACCTTGGACGGAAAATCGGTTGCCTTGGTGCTGGCGTCGCAGGTATTGCGATGTGCGCCGCCACCGGCCGGCGACGGCAGCATGCAAGTGGTGGTTCTCGGCAGCGACGATGAGCGCTATGCCCTGGTCGTCGACAAATTCCGCGAAGAGCGCATGCTGGTGATTCAACCGATCGACCCGCGACTCGGCAAGATCACCGACATCGCCGCCGCGAGCCTGATGGACGACGGCGCCCCGGTGTTGATCATCGATGTCGCCGACGTGATGCGGTCGATGGCGCGACTTGCGTCGGCAGCGCGGGTCGATGTGGTGACGCGAGCCAGTGCCGACGCGTCGCGTGCGCCCCGCAAGCGCGTGCTGGTGGTCGACGATTCGTTGACGGTGCGCGAACTGCAGCGCAAGCTGTTGACGAACGGCGGCTATGACGTCAGCGTCGCCGTCGATGGCATGGAGGGCTGGAATGCGTTGATGTCGAGTCGCTTCGATATGGTCGTGACCGACGTCGATATGCCGCGCGTGGATGGTATCGAATTGGTAACGATGATCCGTCGCGATCCGGAGTTCCGCACGTTGCCGGTGATGATCGTGTCGTACAAGGACCGGGCGGCGGACCGGCAACGCGGCCTCGACGCCGGTGCCGACCATTATCTGGCCAAGAGCAGTTTCCACGATGCGGCGCTTTTAGACGCTGTGCGTGACCTGATAGGAGACGCTTCTGCATGA
- the cheB gene encoding chemotaxis-specific protein-glutamate methyltransferase CheB, translating into MKIGIVNDLDLAITVLRRALALRPGYEIAWVARNGAEAVELCAVDRPDAVLMDLLMPIMDGVEATRQIMRASPCPILIVTSDIGAHVPLVYQAMGHGALDAVDTPSFAGNELAKTAAVLHNRLERIAQQQQTRLDRAPALAAARSQVGTHGPLLAVGASAGGPAALAELLSHLPAGFAPPVVLVQHVDAAFAIGMAEWLAQQAVMPVRIARDGEKPQPGVALLAGTNDHLRLDAEGVLRYSAEPVQSFYRPSVDAFMGDVALVWKGKAVGVVLSGMGRDGAIGLKAMRDRGFYTVAQDKTSSAVYGMPKAAAEANAAVDVLPLGQIAGAVASHF; encoded by the coding sequence ATGAAAATCGGCATCGTCAACGATCTCGACCTCGCGATAACGGTGCTACGTCGCGCGCTCGCCCTGCGCCCAGGCTATGAAATAGCGTGGGTTGCGCGCAACGGTGCGGAGGCCGTCGAACTCTGCGCAGTCGATCGTCCGGACGCCGTGCTGATGGACTTGCTGATGCCGATCATGGACGGCGTCGAGGCGACGCGCCAGATCATGCGGGCGTCGCCTTGCCCGATCCTGATCGTGACCAGCGACATCGGCGCGCATGTGCCGCTCGTCTATCAAGCGATGGGGCATGGCGCCCTCGATGCCGTCGATACCCCCTCGTTCGCGGGCAATGAATTGGCGAAGACGGCGGCCGTGCTGCATAACCGTCTGGAACGAATAGCCCAACAGCAGCAGACGCGATTGGATCGCGCGCCCGCGCTGGCCGCGGCCCGATCGCAGGTCGGCACGCACGGTCCCCTCCTCGCGGTGGGGGCTTCCGCGGGGGGGCCGGCGGCGCTCGCGGAACTCCTGTCGCACCTGCCCGCAGGCTTCGCGCCACCAGTGGTGTTGGTGCAACATGTCGATGCGGCGTTTGCGATCGGCATGGCCGAATGGCTTGCGCAGCAGGCAGTCATGCCCGTGCGGATCGCGCGCGACGGCGAGAAACCGCAGCCCGGTGTCGCGCTGCTGGCGGGGACCAACGACCATCTGCGACTCGACGCGGAGGGGGTGTTGCGCTACAGTGCGGAACCGGTGCAAAGCTTTTACCGTCCCTCGGTGGATGCGTTTATGGGGGATGTCGCCTTGGTCTGGAAAGGCAAGGCCGTCGGGGTGGTCCTCAGCGGCATGGGCCGAGACGGCGCCATCGGCCTGAAAGCAATGCGTGACCGTGGGTTCTACACCGTGGCTCAAGATAAGACAAGCAGTGCTGTTTACGGTATGCCGAAGGCAGCAGCCGAGGCCAATGCGGCAGTGGATGTGCTGCCGCTCGGGCAGATTGCGGGCGCAGTCGCGTCGCATTTTTGA
- a CDS encoding diguanylate cyclase: MVMLIDDQPIVAEAVKRALASAPDIDFHYCTDPEQALRAVIDTRATVILQDLVMPGIDGLTLVQRYRSRRETREIPIIVLSTKEEPQIKSAAFAAGANDYLVKLPDAIELIARIRYHSRSYMNLQQRDEAYRALRQSQQQLLETNLELQRLTHSDGLTGLSNRRYFDEYLGAEWKRAVRERRAIGMLMIDVDHFKSYNDTYGHVAGDDVLKRVANVLTQVGAGAADLPARFGGEEFAVILPGTTPVGMRMMAEKARLLIEKLGVEHSGSSTAQCVTVSVGVAIIEPEEGQPPTMLIEAADAALYRAKRDGRNRVRT; this comes from the coding sequence ATGGTGATGCTGATCGACGATCAGCCGATCGTTGCCGAGGCGGTGAAGCGGGCGCTGGCATCGGCACCGGACATCGATTTCCATTACTGCACGGATCCGGAGCAGGCGTTGCGGGCCGTTATCGACACGCGTGCGACGGTGATCCTTCAGGATCTGGTGATGCCGGGTATCGACGGGCTGACTTTGGTGCAGCGTTACCGTTCGCGGCGCGAGACGCGCGAGATCCCGATCATCGTGCTGTCGACGAAGGAAGAGCCGCAGATCAAGAGCGCCGCGTTTGCCGCGGGCGCGAACGATTATCTGGTGAAGTTGCCGGATGCGATCGAACTGATCGCCCGGATCCGCTATCACTCGCGCTCTTACATGAATCTGCAGCAACGTGACGAAGCCTACCGGGCGTTGCGGCAGAGTCAGCAGCAACTGCTGGAGACCAATCTCGAGCTCCAGCGGCTGACGCATTCGGACGGACTCACCGGCTTGTCGAACCGGCGATATTTCGATGAATACCTGGGCGCGGAGTGGAAGCGCGCAGTGCGTGAACGGCGTGCGATCGGCATGTTGATGATCGACGTCGACCATTTCAAATCGTATAACGATACCTACGGCCACGTCGCCGGCGACGACGTATTGAAGCGCGTGGCAAACGTGCTGACCCAGGTGGGAGCGGGGGCGGCCGACCTGCCGGCCCGCTTCGGCGGTGAGGAGTTCGCGGTGATTCTGCCGGGCACGACGCCGGTCGGCATGCGGATGATGGCTGAAAAGGCAAGACTGTTGATCGAAAAGCTTGGTGTCGAGCACAGCGGATCGTCGACGGCCCAGTGCGTGACCGTCAGCGTCGGCGTCGCCATTATCGAGCCGGAGGAAGGACAGCCGCCGACGATGCTGATCGAGGCGGCGGATGCCGCGCTCTACCGGGCCAAGCGGGATGGACGCAACCGCGTACGCACCTGA
- a CDS encoding porin, which yields MAIGNTSAHADARLTLYGRMDNGIEYLHGVTDADGKRADRWRGQSGDWGTGMLGVRGAEALGGGITALFHLEQGLNTMTGTVGGNGGFNRWALVGLAHPTWGTMSAGRMLWLSNGVWDFDPFVQQIWSSASLVRGRNWPQTSNNLRYQSPRIAGFDVTAQMALGNQTGFNLGAPGEYGRSSAVQVTYTRPQFQLRAIYDDLRDSNGRFSDLYGFSREWTGAINVFAGRFKIQAAWTHMWASDTRGGGAPTRGDHRWLGLTYQFSPNLATTIGGFHMQANGDPARGGGRATMLEAGTTYNLSKRTMLYATVAHVRNSAGARFGLTPDPITSANNPLPGGKQTGAYAGVNHSF from the coding sequence ATGGCGATCGGCAACACGTCGGCACACGCCGACGCCCGGCTGACCCTCTACGGCCGCATGGACAATGGCATCGAGTACTTGCACGGCGTGACCGATGCCGACGGCAAGCGCGCCGACCGGTGGCGCGGACAAAGCGGCGACTGGGGCACCGGTATGTTGGGCGTACGGGGCGCGGAAGCGCTTGGCGGCGGGATCACGGCGCTGTTTCACCTCGAACAGGGCTTGAACACGATGACGGGTACCGTAGGCGGCAATGGCGGCTTCAACCGCTGGGCGCTTGTCGGACTCGCGCATCCGACGTGGGGCACCATGTCCGCGGGACGCATGCTGTGGCTCTCGAACGGCGTCTGGGACTTCGACCCCTTCGTGCAGCAGATCTGGTCTAGCGCTTCCCTCGTACGCGGCCGCAATTGGCCGCAGACAAGCAACAACCTGCGGTATCAGTCCCCGCGTATTGCCGGCTTCGACGTCACGGCGCAGATGGCACTCGGCAATCAGACCGGCTTCAATTTAGGCGCGCCCGGTGAATATGGCCGCTCCAGCGCCGTGCAGGTCACCTACACACGGCCGCAATTCCAACTACGCGCGATCTATGACGATCTACGCGATTCGAATGGCCGTTTCTCGGACTTGTATGGATTTTCGAGGGAATGGACCGGTGCGATCAATGTATTTGCCGGCCGCTTCAAGATTCAGGCGGCCTGGACGCATATGTGGGCCAGCGACACGCGTGGTGGCGGCGCGCCGACGCGAGGCGATCATCGCTGGCTCGGCCTGACGTATCAATTCTCGCCGAATCTGGCGACGACGATCGGGGGCTTTCATATGCAAGCCAACGGGGACCCGGCCAGGGGCGGCGGCCGTGCCACGATGCTGGAAGCCGGCACGACCTACAACCTGTCCAAACGCACCATGCTTTACGCAACGGTCGCCCATGTCCGCAATAGCGCGGGGGCGCGCTTCGGCTTGACACCGGATCCGATCACATCGGCAAACAATCCGCTGCCAGGCGGTAAGCAAACCGGCGCCTATGCCGGCGTCAACCACAGCTTTTGA
- the waaC gene encoding lipopolysaccharide heptosyltransferase I yields the protein MKRILIVKITSLGDVVMAQPVVADIRRAYPDAIIDWASDEAFSEIPQWNADVDTVHRAPLRLIKKQRNLNGVRQVLEAISAMRTHRYDAVIDIHGAYKSAIVAFLARSKHRYGYPNKALGERGAAFAYRSRMSYSKGCSAVQMMREAAGSALGYTVEGPPRFGLQPPTLDAARLQACRLPPRTALLLHGASKPEKCWPLESWTAVGQALCSMGLTCVLPWHSDEEHARAHALAVTIPGARVLPKMPLAECAQAIHSASLVIGVDTGLTHLAYALERPTIAIFAATSRRHFGFEAPGRAYSVGEEGRVPDVNEVLDAVQKLLRGSAPQPPNADVTDVADVGETARPISGAAQTASDPAGSRLSIQPA from the coding sequence ATGAAGCGCATTCTGATTGTCAAGATCACGTCCCTCGGCGACGTCGTGATGGCCCAACCGGTCGTCGCCGATATTCGCCGCGCCTACCCGGATGCGATCATCGATTGGGCCAGCGACGAAGCCTTCTCCGAGATTCCGCAATGGAACGCCGACGTGGACACAGTCCATCGCGCGCCGTTGCGGCTGATCAAGAAACAGCGGAATCTGAACGGCGTCCGGCAGGTGCTGGAGGCGATTTCGGCGATGCGGACGCACCGCTACGACGCGGTCATCGATATTCACGGCGCCTACAAGAGCGCGATCGTCGCCTTCCTTGCGCGGTCCAAGCACCGCTATGGCTATCCGAACAAGGCGCTGGGTGAACGCGGTGCTGCTTTTGCCTATCGAAGCCGGATGTCGTATTCGAAAGGGTGCAGCGCCGTGCAGATGATGCGCGAAGCGGCAGGCAGCGCCTTGGGCTACACCGTCGAGGGTCCGCCCCGCTTCGGGCTGCAGCCGCCGACGCTGGACGCCGCGCGATTGCAGGCGTGCCGGCTGCCCCCGCGAACCGCGCTGTTGTTGCACGGTGCCTCGAAGCCGGAAAAATGCTGGCCGCTCGAATCATGGACCGCCGTCGGGCAGGCCTTGTGTTCGATGGGCCTGACGTGCGTGCTTCCCTGGCATTCGGACGAGGAGCATGCGCGCGCGCACGCGCTCGCCGTGACGATCCCCGGCGCGCGCGTCTTGCCCAAGATGCCATTGGCCGAATGCGCGCAAGCCATCCACTCCGCCAGCCTGGTCATTGGCGTCGATACCGGGCTGACGCATCTGGCCTACGCGCTCGAACGCCCGACCATCGCGATTTTCGCCGCGACATCCCGTAGGCACTTCGGCTTCGAGGCCCCGGGACGCGCCTACTCGGTTGGCGAGGAAGGTCGCGTGCCGGATGTCAACGAAGTACTGGACGCCGTCCAGAAACTGCTGCGCGGCAGCGCGCCACAGCCGCCCAACGCCGACGTCACCGACGTCGCCGACGTCGGCGAGACGGCGCGACCGATAAGCGGTGCGGCGCAAACGGCAAGCGACCCAGCCGGCTCCCGCCTCTCCATTCAACCGGCTTAA
- a CDS encoding PRC-barrel domain-containing protein produces the protein MRTCRQSFEFARLIGCSLWLTLSAAFAAGWRTASCLLAFALLSACSAMTDRVPAPIIDAHILPADPDDEPQAPVLPAPVALEPNPMRTAAPRPVRKPVPRPVRKLAPPRKETPPPPAPTAPPKAPLVVAIQEVPAGTMRGMLDAEVQRSNGNVIGRAVDAVAGINGSMQAVVVNLVGFMGVGDRKVRLAWSMVRFNPAPHGQPPFTLTSDKVEPTASSPGSGGSPAAPAGMMNLIDATARTAKGQEVGHVVDVLLDAAGKPQGVVLNISDSLIHDKHLIAAAWSAMHLRGDPKAPRLETELDEKQIEASPEFIAGKPIRLVSPPPVTDVADSDDKSTSGAGATAKTAAGGQPPASGPAKQ, from the coding sequence ATGAGGACGTGCCGCCAGTCGTTTGAGTTCGCCCGCTTGATCGGTTGTTCATTGTGGCTGACGCTATCTGCCGCTTTCGCAGCCGGCTGGCGAACGGCGAGCTGTTTGCTGGCGTTCGCGCTGCTGAGCGCCTGCAGCGCGATGACGGACCGCGTACCGGCGCCCATCATCGATGCGCATATCTTGCCGGCGGATCCGGATGACGAGCCGCAGGCGCCCGTTTTGCCAGCGCCCGTCGCATTGGAGCCGAATCCGATGCGAACGGCCGCACCGCGTCCGGTGCGCAAGCCCGTGCCCCGCCCGGTGCGCAAGCTCGCGCCGCCGCGCAAGGAAACACCGCCGCCGCCCGCTCCCACGGCCCCGCCAAAGGCGCCGCTCGTCGTCGCGATTCAGGAGGTGCCGGCCGGGACGATGCGCGGCATGCTCGATGCCGAGGTGCAGCGCTCGAACGGCAACGTCATCGGCCGCGCCGTCGATGCGGTGGCCGGGATAAACGGCTCGATGCAAGCGGTGGTCGTCAATCTGGTCGGCTTCATGGGCGTGGGTGACCGTAAAGTGCGGCTCGCCTGGTCGATGGTGCGTTTCAATCCCGCGCCGCATGGCCAACCGCCGTTCACGTTGACGTCGGACAAGGTCGAGCCGACCGCCTCGAGCCCGGGCTCAGGGGGCAGTCCCGCGGCACCGGCCGGCATGATGAATTTGATCGACGCCACCGCGCGGACCGCCAAGGGGCAAGAAGTCGGCCATGTCGTCGATGTCCTGCTGGACGCCGCCGGCAAGCCGCAAGGCGTGGTGTTGAATATCAGCGATTCGCTGATCCACGATAAGCACTTGATCGCCGCGGCGTGGAGCGCCATGCATCTGCGCGGCGATCCGAAGGCGCCGCGACTGGAAACGGAGCTGGACGAAAAACAGATCGAGGCATCGCCCGAGTTTATCGCCGGCAAGCCGATTCGTCTGGTATCGCCTCCCCCCGTGACCGATGTGGCCGACAGCGACGACAAGTCGACGAGCGGCGCCGGTGCCACAGCGAAGACCGCGGCCGGGGGACAGCCCCCAGCCTCCGGTCCCGCGAAGCAGTGA
- a CDS encoding MFS transporter, with protein MITIRSLRALDWLNFFIANVQTGFGPFIASYLASQKWTQGEIGVALSVGTITAMISQLPAGAVVDAIRSKHFAAVSAIVAVTISALMFALSAAWISVVAAEVLHGFASCMLVPALAAISLKLVGRANLGDRLGRNARWASIGSAFAALLMGLFGQYVSVVAIFWLTAALTIPAIFALAMIEGGGSAFDWMDRLLARFGGSTVAGVDHPVAADSTGGTAAPARPVQDDEPKESIWTLVRDRRLLTFAICIVLFHLSNAAMLNLAAGEVTLKMGDHVQLVIAACIVVPQIIVAAMSPWVGRASQRWGRRPILVLGFSALPIRALLFAVTSNSPYLLVPVQAFDGLSAAVFGVMLPLIAADVAGGKGRYNLCIGFFGLAAGIGATLSTTLAGFAADRFGSMMAFFGLAAVGALAVLMVWKAMPETRERVPGDASFDTDAASETIAPDGPSSGKQPR; from the coding sequence ATGATCACGATTCGTAGTCTTCGCGCGCTGGACTGGCTGAACTTCTTTATCGCGAACGTCCAGACCGGTTTTGGCCCCTTCATTGCCTCCTACCTGGCTTCCCAGAAGTGGACGCAGGGTGAGATCGGCGTGGCGCTGAGCGTCGGGACGATCACGGCGATGATCAGCCAGTTGCCGGCAGGCGCGGTCGTCGATGCCATTCGCAGCAAGCATTTTGCTGCCGTCTCGGCGATCGTCGCCGTCACGATCAGCGCCCTGATGTTCGCGCTCAGCGCGGCCTGGATCTCTGTCGTCGCCGCCGAGGTGCTGCATGGTTTTGCCAGTTGCATGCTGGTGCCGGCATTGGCCGCCATTTCGCTGAAGCTGGTTGGGCGCGCGAACCTAGGCGATCGGCTTGGGCGCAATGCGCGATGGGCATCGATCGGCAGTGCCTTTGCGGCCTTGCTGATGGGCTTGTTCGGGCAGTACGTGTCGGTTGTGGCGATCTTCTGGTTGACGGCGGCACTGACGATCCCGGCGATATTCGCGCTTGCGATGATCGAGGGCGGCGGCAGTGCCTTCGATTGGATGGACCGCTTGCTTGCGCGTTTTGGGGGCAGCACCGTCGCCGGCGTCGATCATCCGGTGGCTGCCGACAGCACGGGCGGCACGGCCGCGCCCGCTCGCCCGGTACAGGATGACGAGCCGAAGGAATCGATCTGGACCCTCGTGCGCGACCGTCGGCTGCTGACGTTCGCGATCTGTATCGTGCTGTTCCATCTGTCGAACGCGGCGATGTTGAACCTGGCGGCGGGCGAGGTGACATTGAAGATGGGCGATCACGTGCAGTTGGTGATCGCGGCCTGTATCGTCGTGCCGCAGATCATCGTTGCGGCGATGTCGCCTTGGGTCGGTCGCGCGTCGCAGCGCTGGGGACGGCGGCCGATTCTGGTGCTCGGCTTCTCGGCCTTGCCGATCCGGGCACTGCTGTTCGCGGTCACCAGCAACAGCCCCTATCTGTTGGTGCCGGTTCAGGCATTCGACGGCCTTAGTGCCGCCGTGTTCGGCGTGATGCTGCCGCTGATTGCCGCGGATGTTGCAGGCGGCAAGGGCCGATACAATCTGTGTATCGGCTTCTTCGGGCTGGCCGCCGGCATCGGCGCGACGCTGAGCACGACGCTCGCCGGCTTTGCCGCCGACCGCTTCGGCAGCATGATGGCGTTTTTCGGTCTGGCCGCGGTGGGCGCCTTGGCGGTGCTGATGGTCTGGAAGGCGATGCCGGAAACGCGCGAGCGTGTGCCGGGTGATGCGTCTTTCGATACCGATGCCGCGAGCGAGACGATTGCGCCGGATGGCCCATCGTCTGGAAAGCAGCCTCGCTAA
- a CDS encoding helix-turn-helix domain-containing protein: MENADIESATHVPGHAAYAAAHAPKPSERDPELDALVREIIERIADKWTMLVLEALEEHGKLRFMQLGQRIGGVSQKMLTKTVRQMEADGLVVRTVHPVIPPRVDYELTEMGRSLGAAFCGVWIWAEQHRKAIADARGAFARLHAPEAK, encoded by the coding sequence ATGGAAAACGCAGACATCGAGAGCGCAACACACGTACCCGGCCATGCCGCCTACGCGGCCGCGCACGCGCCGAAACCGTCGGAGCGCGACCCGGAACTGGACGCCCTCGTACGCGAGATCATCGAGCGGATCGCCGACAAATGGACGATGTTGGTATTGGAAGCGCTGGAGGAGCACGGCAAGCTGCGCTTCATGCAGCTGGGCCAGCGGATCGGCGGCGTCAGTCAGAAGATGCTGACGAAGACCGTTCGGCAAATGGAAGCCGACGGCCTGGTGGTGCGCACCGTGCATCCGGTGATTCCCCCGCGCGTCGACTATGAGCTGACCGAAATGGGGCGAAGTCTTGGCGCGGCGTTCTGCGGCGTCTGGATATGGGCGGAGCAGCATCGGAAAGCGATCGCCGACGCGCGCGGTGCCTTCGCACGCCTCCATGCCCCCGAAGCGAAATAA
- a CDS encoding SDR family oxidoreductase, which produces MQMTGNTILITGGGSGIGRALAEAFHAKGNQVIVAGRRRAMLEEVVAANPGMQALELDITRDDAIKAFASKLTTDFPALNVVIQNAGIMRNEDLQKGETDTAEATITTNLLGPIRLTAALLPHLTAQPHGALMTVSSGLAYLPLAMTPTYCATKAAIHSYTESLRYQLKDTSLQVLELAPPYVQTGLMGDRQANDPHAMPLKAFIDEVMTILSTQPEVHEILVDRVKPLRFAAGGADKTADYAAFFKQFNDGMAAARQGEK; this is translated from the coding sequence ATGCAAATGACAGGCAATACGATCTTGATTACCGGTGGCGGCTCGGGCATCGGTCGAGCGCTGGCGGAAGCGTTTCATGCAAAGGGTAACCAGGTGATCGTGGCGGGGCGGCGACGCGCGATGCTGGAAGAGGTCGTCGCGGCGAACCCGGGTATGCAGGCGCTGGAATTGGACATCACGCGCGACGATGCGATCAAAGCGTTTGCATCAAAGCTGACGACCGATTTTCCGGCGCTCAATGTCGTGATCCAGAATGCCGGGATCATGCGCAACGAGGATCTGCAGAAAGGCGAGACTGACACGGCCGAAGCGACGATCACGACGAATCTGCTGGGTCCGATTCGCTTGACCGCCGCCTTGCTGCCGCATCTGACGGCCCAGCCGCATGGCGCCTTGATGACAGTCAGCTCGGGTCTGGCCTATCTACCGCTGGCCATGACGCCGACCTACTGCGCGACGAAGGCGGCCATTCACTCGTACACGGAATCGCTGCGTTACCAGTTGAAAGACACGTCGCTGCAGGTCCTGGAACTTGCGCCGCCCTACGTTCAGACGGGCTTGATGGGTGACCGGCAGGCGAACGATCCGCACGCGATGCCGTTGAAGGCTTTCATCGACGAGGTAATGACGATCTTGAGCACGCAGCCGGAGGTGCACGAAATCCTGGTCGATCGCGTCAAGCCGCTGCGGTTTGCAGCGGGCGGGGCCGACAAGACCGCCGACTACGCGGCCTTCTTCAAGCAATTCAACGACGGCATGGCCGCTGCGCGGCAAGGCGAAAAATAA